In Myxococcus stipitatus, the following are encoded in one genomic region:
- a CDS encoding phosphatase domain-containing protein, which yields MDSHAATKKLETLRMLMAGHTDTSEERRILDLLRDSSAAELNFLLANIDLESLLGDLDDGIFGPDHHTQLLDMLCRERATQLALPLRASLVTALQRGSTPTLAERCIRDLFLGVRGRELTAFKNLLDAGNNHQDLEKLLFDDMDDPAVREDILAHIRREAESAPSGENKILSDIDDTFYVNLKDTRYPSKTVYPGVLAFYAELDRGPGIIPGREGDLTFVTARPMDPLGAVENLTFDSLRKHGVPPHVVLSGSLTHLLGNSRIAAKKFDNFQRYARIFPEYGFVFVGDSGQGDVEFGDRMLSAAPHSVHAVFIHDVVETPETARRAWRDRHIYFFDTYVGAALEAFALGLISRDGLARVAIASRESMEGIAFTSAAQRDARKAELTRDLQRADAVTSPSPPAAH from the coding sequence ATGGATTCGCACGCCGCGACGAAGAAGCTGGAGACGCTGCGCATGCTCATGGCCGGGCACACCGACACGAGCGAGGAGCGCCGAATCCTCGACCTGCTGCGAGACTCGAGCGCCGCCGAGCTGAACTTCCTGCTGGCCAACATCGACCTCGAGTCCCTGCTGGGCGACCTGGACGACGGCATCTTCGGACCGGACCACCACACGCAGTTGTTGGACATGCTCTGTCGGGAGCGGGCCACGCAGCTGGCCCTGCCCTTGCGCGCCAGCCTGGTGACGGCGCTCCAGCGCGGCTCCACCCCCACCCTGGCGGAGCGGTGCATCCGAGACCTGTTCCTCGGCGTGCGCGGCCGCGAGCTGACCGCTTTCAAGAACCTGCTCGACGCGGGCAACAACCACCAGGACCTGGAGAAGCTGCTCTTCGACGACATGGACGACCCGGCGGTTCGCGAGGACATCCTCGCCCACATCCGCCGCGAGGCCGAGTCCGCCCCCAGCGGGGAGAACAAGATCCTCAGCGACATCGACGACACCTTCTACGTCAACCTCAAGGACACGCGGTACCCATCCAAGACGGTGTACCCCGGGGTGCTGGCCTTCTACGCGGAGCTGGACCGGGGCCCGGGCATCATCCCGGGCCGCGAGGGGGACCTCACCTTCGTCACCGCCCGGCCCATGGACCCGCTGGGCGCCGTGGAGAACCTGACGTTCGACAGCCTGCGCAAGCACGGCGTACCGCCCCACGTCGTGCTCTCCGGCAGCCTCACCCATCTGCTGGGCAACTCGCGCATCGCCGCGAAGAAGTTCGACAACTTCCAACGCTATGCGCGCATCTTCCCCGAGTACGGCTTCGTCTTCGTGGGCGACAGCGGCCAGGGGGACGTTGAGTTCGGCGACAGGATGCTCTCGGCCGCGCCGCACAGCGTGCATGCCGTCTTCATCCACGACGTCGTGGAGACCCCTGAGACGGCTCGCCGCGCCTGGCGGGACAGACACATCTACTTCTTCGACACGTACGTGGGCGCCGCGCTGGAGGCCTTCGCGCTGGGCCTCATCTCCCGCGACGGACTGGCGCGCGTGGCCATTGCGTCGCGCGAATCCATGGAGGGCATCGCCTTCACGTCCGCGGCCCAGCGTGATGCCCGCAAGGCGGAGCTCACCCGGGACCTCCAACGCGCGGACGCGGTGACGTCTCCCTCGCCCCCCGCGGCCCACTGA
- the cysD gene encoding sulfate adenylyltransferase subunit CysD, which yields MVAFSAVSYELSHLDALEAESVFIIREVVAELDSPVLLFSGGKDSAVMLHLAVKAFAPAPLPFPLLHVDTGHNFPEVLKYRDARVGELGTKLLVASVQEAIDAGRVAEEKGPRASRNRAQTVPLLEAIEKHQFNAVFGGARRDEEKARAKERVFSFRDEFGQWDPKNQRPELWSLYNGRHRRGEHLRVFPLSNWTELDVWQYIAREGVALPSIYFSHRREVFRRDGMWMAWSPYLPLLPGEEVKTASVRFRTVGDMTCTACVESTASTVDEVIAEISASRITERGASRADDKFSETAMEDRKREGYF from the coding sequence GTGGTAGCTTTCAGCGCCGTGAGCTACGAGCTGTCGCACCTGGACGCCCTCGAGGCGGAGTCGGTGTTCATCATCCGGGAGGTGGTCGCCGAGCTGGACAGCCCGGTGCTGCTGTTCTCGGGTGGCAAGGACTCCGCGGTGATGTTGCACCTCGCGGTGAAGGCGTTCGCACCGGCGCCGCTGCCCTTCCCGTTGCTGCACGTGGACACGGGGCACAACTTCCCGGAAGTGCTCAAGTACCGGGACGCGCGGGTGGGAGAGCTGGGCACGAAGCTCCTGGTGGCGTCCGTGCAGGAGGCCATCGACGCGGGGCGGGTGGCGGAGGAGAAGGGGCCTCGAGCCTCGCGCAACCGGGCGCAGACGGTGCCGCTGTTGGAGGCCATCGAGAAGCATCAGTTCAACGCCGTGTTCGGAGGCGCGCGCCGGGACGAGGAGAAGGCGCGGGCGAAGGAGCGGGTGTTCTCGTTCCGCGACGAGTTCGGGCAGTGGGACCCGAAGAACCAACGTCCGGAGTTGTGGAGCCTCTACAACGGCCGCCATCGCCGGGGGGAGCACCTGCGGGTCTTCCCGCTGTCCAATTGGACGGAGCTGGATGTGTGGCAGTACATCGCGCGCGAGGGTGTGGCGCTGCCGTCCATCTACTTCAGCCATCGCCGCGAGGTGTTCCGCCGGGATGGGATGTGGATGGCGTGGTCGCCCTACCTGCCGCTGCTTCCGGGCGAGGAGGTGAAGACGGCCTCGGTGCGGTTCCGCACGGTGGGGGACATGACCTGCACCGCGTGCGTGGAGTCCACCGCGTCCACGGTGGACGAGGTGATTGCCGAGATTTCCGCCTCGCGAATCACCGAGCGGGGGGCCAGCCGCGCCGACGACAAGTTCAGCGAGACGGCGATGGAAGACCGCAAGCGGGAGGGCTACTTCTAG
- a CDS encoding 4'-phosphopantetheinyl transferase family protein, with translation MSTVGEPLELRPDEVHVWVVEPERIQEQKLLDAYWGLLDAAEREKQKRFRFERHQRQYLVSHALVRVTLSRYAPVAPTAWTFSTNAYGRPEIRGEWGARLRFNLSHTDGMALVAVGLDAELGADVEDSQRPGDTVEIADSFFAASEVAALRALPVAEQRGRFFEYWTLKEAYIKARGAGLSLPLDQFAFHLARGQEPRISFDARMADTPETWRFLQWCPSERHHAAVALRSARTNPFRVRWQFTVPLASDAPPRFEAA, from the coding sequence ATGTCGACTGTTGGCGAGCCACTGGAGCTACGTCCGGACGAAGTCCATGTGTGGGTTGTCGAGCCCGAGCGCATCCAGGAGCAGAAGCTCCTGGACGCCTACTGGGGCCTGCTGGACGCGGCAGAGCGCGAGAAGCAGAAGCGCTTCCGCTTCGAGCGCCACCAACGGCAGTACCTGGTGAGTCACGCGTTGGTGCGAGTGACGCTGTCACGCTACGCGCCGGTGGCGCCCACCGCGTGGACCTTCTCGACCAACGCCTATGGTCGGCCGGAGATTCGAGGCGAGTGGGGCGCGCGCCTGCGCTTCAACCTCTCGCACACGGATGGCATGGCGCTGGTGGCGGTGGGCCTGGACGCGGAGCTGGGGGCGGACGTGGAGGACAGCCAGCGGCCCGGGGATACGGTGGAGATCGCCGACAGCTTCTTCGCCGCCTCCGAGGTCGCCGCGCTCAGGGCCCTTCCCGTGGCCGAGCAGCGAGGCCGCTTCTTCGAGTACTGGACGCTCAAGGAGGCCTACATCAAGGCGCGAGGCGCGGGGCTGTCCTTGCCATTGGACCAGTTCGCCTTCCACCTGGCGCGGGGGCAGGAGCCGCGCATCTCGTTCGATGCGCGGATGGCCGATACGCCGGAGACGTGGCGGTTCCTGCAGTGGTGCCCCTCGGAGCGCCACCACGCGGCGGTGGCGCTGCGCAGCGCCCGGACGAACCCCTTCCGGGTGCGCTGGCAGTTCACCGTCCCGCTGGCCTCGGACGCGCCTCCTCGCTTCGAGGCGGCCTGA
- a CDS encoding thioesterase II family protein yields the protein MPSAPASNPNAPDRWFPSRKPQPDPRLRLFCLPFAGGSASIYSSWQGGLPPGVELCAVQLPGRERRLMEKPFDNLPALVDGLLPVLAPLLDRPFVFFGYSMGSRISLELTRRLYARNGPLPRGLVLAAAGAPRESDRKPIHHLPQEQFIEELRRYDGTPEEILQHRELLELLVPTLRADFALAWWENGPSPVKLDVPISVMGGTDDKHVPLARLETWREETRHADFRVRHFEGGHFFLRQQQTALLAALGEDLTRWMTTPA from the coding sequence ATGCCCAGTGCGCCCGCCTCGAACCCGAACGCCCCTGACCGCTGGTTTCCTTCCCGCAAGCCCCAACCGGACCCGCGCCTGCGCTTGTTCTGCCTGCCCTTCGCGGGCGGCAGCGCATCCATCTACAGCAGCTGGCAAGGAGGTCTTCCGCCGGGCGTAGAGCTCTGCGCGGTGCAGCTCCCCGGCCGTGAGCGCCGGTTGATGGAGAAGCCCTTCGACAACCTGCCCGCGCTGGTGGACGGCCTGCTGCCCGTGCTGGCGCCGCTGTTGGACAGGCCCTTTGTCTTCTTCGGCTACAGCATGGGCTCGCGAATCTCGCTGGAGCTGACGCGGCGGCTGTACGCGCGCAACGGTCCGCTCCCCCGAGGCCTGGTGCTGGCCGCGGCCGGCGCGCCTCGCGAGTCGGACCGCAAGCCCATCCACCACCTCCCGCAGGAGCAGTTCATCGAGGAGCTGCGGCGCTACGACGGCACGCCGGAGGAGATCCTCCAGCACCGCGAGCTGCTGGAGCTGCTGGTGCCCACGCTGCGCGCGGACTTCGCGCTGGCGTGGTGGGAGAACGGCCCGTCGCCGGTGAAGCTGGACGTCCCCATCTCCGTGATGGGCGGCACCGACGACAAGCACGTCCCGCTCGCCCGTCTGGAGACGTGGCGCGAGGAGACCCGCCACGCCGACTTCCGAGTCCGCCACTTCGAGGGAGGTCACTTCTTCCTTCGCCAGCAGCAGACCGCCCTGCTCGCGGCGCTGGGCGAGGACCTCACTCGCTGGATGACGACCCCCGCCTGA